CAGATTTTAGATATCTGTTTAGAACACTATTATAAAGCTTTAGAAGATGGTGTAAAACCTCAAGAAGCAAGAAGAATAATTCCACAAGCTGGATATTCACAAATTTGGGGAGGTTTCCAACCAACTCAACTTGAAAATTATTTCAAATTAAGACTTGATTCTCATGCTCAATGGGAAATTAGAAAAACAGCAGAGGCAATGAAAGAATTATTAGGAGAGTAATGAATTATCAAGCAATTTTAGAAGAAATAGAAAGAGAAATCTTACCTCTTTTTGGTGAAGGTAAAGTTGCTGATTATATCCCAGCTCTTGCTAATGTAAATCCTAATCAATTTTCAATCTCACTCCAAATGTTTGACGGAACATCATTTGGAGTTGGAGAAGTGAATAAAAAGTTTTCTATCCAAAGTATCTCAAAAGTTTTCACATTTACACTAGCTTTAAACTATTATGGAAAAGAGTTATATAAAAGAGTTGGTCATGAACCTTCTGGAAATCCCTTTAACTCTTTAGTTCAACTTGAATATGAAAATGGAATCCCTAGAAATCCATTTATAAATGCAGGTGCAATAGTTACAGCTGATAGTTTAGTTTCAATTTATAAAGATAATACTTTTAATCAAATTTTAGAATTTATAAGAACTGTTGCAAATGATGACACAATAAATTTTGATGAAGAGATTTTTCACTCTGAATTAGAGCATGGGTTTAGAAATTATGCACTTATAAATATGATAAAGAGTTTTGGTAATATTTATAATCAAATAGATGATGTAATAGAAACTTATTTTAAACAATGCTCTATTATGATGAGTCCAGCTCAACTTGCACGTTCTGTACTTTTTTTGGCAAATCATGGAGTAAATCCTCTTACAAATGAAACTATTTTAACTGAATCAAAAGCAAAAAGAATTAACTCTTTAATGCTTACTTGTGGTCACTATGATGCAAGTGGTGATTTCGCATATAAAGTTGGACTTCCAGGAAAAAGTGGAGTTGGTGGAGGAATTGTTGCCATTGTTCCTAAAAAAATGGCAATTTGTGTTTACTCTCCAAGATTAAATAGTCAAGGAAACTCACTTATTGGAACAAAAGCTTTAGAGTTATTTACTACAAAAACTGGTCTTTCAATCTTTTAACTCAAATAGAGTATAATCCCAAAATTTATATCAATTTTTGGAGAATTTAATTTATGAGTGCATTGGAAATAGCTGATATTATAGGAATTATTTGTTTTGCACTGAGTGGTTTTTTAATTGCTGTTCACTACAAACTTGATATCTTAGGTGTATTTATTTCTTCATTTTTAACTGCCCTTGGTGGTGGAATGATTAGAGATGTACTTGCAGATAGAACTCCTTACGTTTTTACTACAAATCTACCTGTTATTTTAGTTGTTTTTACTGTTTTAATTGCTTTACTTTTTAAACTTCATAAAATTGATGATTTAGAAGGGAAAACTGCTTTTATAATCTCTGATGCAATTGGTTTAGTCTCTTTTTCAATTACAGGTTCAATTGTTGCTATTCAAAATGAATTTAACTTCTTAGGTGTTTTAATTCTTGCTTTTTTAACAGCAGTTGGTGGGGGAACAATAAGAGATATTTTAATAAATAGAGTTCCATCTATTTTAGTTTCAGAATTTTATGCCACTGTTGCACTAATTATCGCTTCTATTATGTTTATTTTAGAAGTTCTTGAGTTAAGAAATTTAGGAACAATTACAATTGTTTTTATTTTTGGAGTTGCTTTAAGATTACTTGCATATTATAGAAAATGGCACTTGCCAAAACTCTCTTAACTTTTTGTTTACTTTTTATAGATAGAATCTCACAATTTTAATACCAAAGGAAAAAAATGATAAAAAAATTACTACTTACAATATTTTTAGGATTAAGTGCTTTTGCTAATTCTTTAACAGTTGGAAACAATCTTCCAGTTCTTACAATCAAAGATCAATTTGAAAAAGACCACACTGTTGATGCAAAAATTAAAACTATAATTTTTAGTGCAACAAAAGAAGAAAGTAATACAATCAAAGAGTTTTTAAACTCTAAAGGAAATGATTTTTTAACAACAAATAATATTGCTTATGTTGCAGATATTACAGGAATGCCAAGTCTGATTTCTAAATTTGTTGCTCTTCCAAAAATGAAAAATTACTCTTTCCCAATTTTATTAATTGATGAAGATAACAAAGCTTTATTTCCTGTGCAAGAAGATAAAATTACAATCATTACTTTAGATAACTCTAAAATTACTGATGTAAAATTTATTAAAACAGCTGAAGATTTAGCTGCTACTTTTAAATAAAAACTATTAGCTTTTAAGCTAATAGTTTTTTAAATGCCTCAACAATAGCCTCTTTTTCCAAATTTTTAATTTTTTCTTCTAAACTATCAACTGTTTCATTTTCATCTAAACTTATTTTTTTTACTAAAATCTTTTCACCTTCATCGTAAACTTCATTTACATAATGAATTGTTACACCTGATTCTTTTTCACCGTTTTTAATTACAGCTTCATGTACAAATCTACCATACATTCCAACTCCACCATAAATAGATGGAAGAATTGCGGGATGAGTATTTATTATTTTATTTGGATATGCATTTAATAGTTTTGATTCGATTTTTTTCATATATCCAGATAAAAATATATAATCACAACCAAACTCTAAAAGTAATCTTGTGATTTTGTCATCAATATCCTGACCTGGGTATCTTTTATCATTTATAATAAAATATGGAATATTATAAGATTCTGCTTTTTCTAAAACTCCTGCATTTGTATTGTTTGTTATAACAACTACAACTTTTGCATCAAGTATTTTATTTTCAATAGCTTTTTGAATTGTCTCAAATCCACTACCATTATATGAAGCTAAAATTCCAATTTTTTTTGTCATCATTTATCCTAATCTTTTTAAAATTTGGATTATAACTAAAATTAGTTTACAATCTTTGGGCGTGGGTTAAAGCAATTGCAATTGCATCTGTTATATCAAGAGGTTTTATCTCTTTTTTAACTCCTAAAAGTCTTTTAACCATAAATGCCACCTGCTCTTTTGTAGCTTTTCCATTTCCTGTTACTGCTTGTTTTACTTGAAGAGGTGTATATTCAGCGAAATTTCCAAACTCTTGTAAAATTTTTAAACTTATTGCTCCTCTAAATTGTGCAAGTTTAATTACCGTTTTTGGATTAAAGGCATAAAACATATCTTCAATTGAGACTTCATCAATTTTATGTTTTTGAAATAACAAATCAAACCCTTCTGTCATCTCTACAATTTGTTCTTGTAAAATCTTTGTTTTGATTTTTATAAGCCCTGCTTCAATAAGTTTTAAATCCCTTCCATTCTTTTCAACAATTGCATATCCACAGTTTCTAGTTCCTGGGTCAATTCCTAATATTTTCAACTTTTCACTCTTTTTGTTTATTTTTTATTCACATAGAATAAAGTTCGATATAATCGTATTTTCATAATATAATTTTATTTAAAAGAAAAAAATTATTCACTACTTATTCACTATGTGTATAACTTTAAATTTTCCACATTTTTGCGCACTTTAGTTCTATTTGAAGCTCTTTTATAAAAAATTTAGATATAATATCTAGTAATTACAATTAAAGAGTTTATAAATAG
The genomic region above belongs to Arcobacter ellisii and contains:
- a CDS encoding glutaminase, whose protein sequence is MNYQAILEEIEREILPLFGEGKVADYIPALANVNPNQFSISLQMFDGTSFGVGEVNKKFSIQSISKVFTFTLALNYYGKELYKRVGHEPSGNPFNSLVQLEYENGIPRNPFINAGAIVTADSLVSIYKDNTFNQILEFIRTVANDDTINFDEEIFHSELEHGFRNYALINMIKSFGNIYNQIDDVIETYFKQCSIMMSPAQLARSVLFLANHGVNPLTNETILTESKAKRINSLMLTCGHYDASGDFAYKVGLPGKSGVGGGIVAIVPKKMAICVYSPRLNSQGNSLIGTKALELFTTKTGLSIF
- a CDS encoding trimeric intracellular cation channel family protein, with the translated sequence MSALEIADIIGIICFALSGFLIAVHYKLDILGVFISSFLTALGGGMIRDVLADRTPYVFTTNLPVILVVFTVLIALLFKLHKIDDLEGKTAFIISDAIGLVSFSITGSIVAIQNEFNFLGVLILAFLTAVGGGTIRDILINRVPSILVSEFYATVALIIASIMFILEVLELRNLGTITIVFIFGVALRLLAYYRKWHLPKLS
- the purN gene encoding phosphoribosylglycinamide formyltransferase, with product MMTKKIGILASYNGSGFETIQKAIENKILDAKVVVVITNNTNAGVLEKAESYNIPYFIINDKRYPGQDIDDKITRLLLEFGCDYIFLSGYMKKIESKLLNAYPNKIINTHPAILPSIYGGVGMYGRFVHEAVIKNGEKESGVTIHYVNEVYDEGEKILVKKISLDENETVDSLEEKIKNLEKEAIVEAFKKLLA
- the ruvC gene encoding crossover junction endodeoxyribonuclease RuvC, whose amino-acid sequence is MKILGIDPGTRNCGYAIVEKNGRDLKLIEAGLIKIKTKILQEQIVEMTEGFDLLFQKHKIDEVSIEDMFYAFNPKTVIKLAQFRGAISLKILQEFGNFAEYTPLQVKQAVTGNGKATKEQVAFMVKRLLGVKKEIKPLDITDAIAIALTHAQRL